A single region of the Gossypium arboreum isolate Shixiya-1 chromosome 12, ASM2569848v2, whole genome shotgun sequence genome encodes:
- the LOC108477429 gene encoding pentatricopeptide repeat-containing protein At1g32415, mitochondrial, with product MRAITLSKASHSLLRYYLIHVRSQPIFSTHFLYVRSFESQSIFLNTHHSKLTFNDSQLLTLLSNHRLSEARNLLDRMPQRSNHGRVIHLTSLISKFSRIGFVNEAKALFEIMPERNIVSYNAMLSSFINYGRIGEARMLFDEMPERNVVSWTSMLCGLLESGRVLEGKRFFGSMPEKNVVSWNSMIGGLIKNGDLDEARLIFDAMPVRNIISSNTMIYGYAENCRMKEARDLFEVMEDRNVVTWTSMIAGYCRAGEVNEGYCLFCRMPERNIVSWTAMIGGFTWNGFYEEALLLFLEMTNYEIRPNTETFVSLAYACAGMGFPCLGKQLHAQVIVAGLEYDDYDGRLSRSLIQMYSIFGITDFAYYIFNKNLNNSSVQSCNAMITGYVRTGQLEKAQYVFDISPIRDKISWTSMIDGYLSIGQVFQASNLFNNMPEKDAVAWTTMISGYVQNELFIEATALFLEMRAQGVFPLNATYSVLLGASGATANLDMGRQIHCMLEKTRYEFDLILENSLISMYAKCGLIDDAYNIFSTMVSRDLISWNSMIMGFSHHGLANETLRVFEAMLESGCHPNSITFLGILSACSHVGLISKALELFKSMSDIYRVEPGLEHYVSIVNLLGRAGRVKEAEEFVRSLPFEPDRAILGALLGVCGLSETGAEIAKHAARKLLELDPMNAPAHVVLCNIYAARGLHIAEQKLRKEMGLKGVRKAPGCSWIQLNGRVHVFKSGDKLHQQADEVFLLLFGISDKSCKSISPRL from the coding sequence ATGCGCGCCATCACTTTGTCAAAAGCCTCGCATTCTCTTCTTCGCTACTATCTCATCCATGTTCGTTCCCAACCCATTTTCTCAACCCATTTCCTCTATGTTCGTTCCTTTGAATCTCAATCCATTTTTTTAAATACTCATCACTCAAAACTCACGTTCAATGATTCACAACTCCTCACTTTGCTATCCAATCATCGTCTCTCGGAAGCTCGTAACCTGCTCGACAGAATGCCCCAAAGAAGCAACCATGGCCGCGTTATTCACTTAACTTCTCTTATCTCGAAGTTCTCAAGAATTGGTTTTGTTAATGAAGCCAAAGCGCTGTTTGAAATTATGCCTGAGAGGAATATTGTTAGTTATAATGCTATGTTGTCGAGTTTTATAAACTATGGGAGGATTGGTGAAGCAAGAATGCTTTTTGACGAAATGCCCGAGAGGAATGTGGTTTCGTGGACTTCGATGTTATGTGGGTTGCTGGAAAGTGGTAGAGTTCTTGAGGGAAAGAGATTTTTTGGTAGTATGCCTGAAAAGAATGTTGTGTCGTGGAATTCTATGATAGGTGGGCTGATTAAGAACGGGGATTTGGACGAGGCAAGGTTGATTTTTGATGCAATGCCGGTCCGTAAcataatttcatcaaacactATGATTTATGGGTATGCTGAGAACTGTAGGATGAAAGAAGCTAGAGATTTGTTTGAGGTAATGGAGGATAGAAATGTGGTTACTTGGACTAGTATGATAGCAGGTTATTGCAGAGCTGGTGAAGTGAATGAAGGGTATTGTTTGTTTTGTAGAATGCCTGAGAGGAATATTGTTTCTTGGACTGCCATGATTGGAGGGTTTACTTGGAATGGTTTCTATGAAGAAGCCTTGTTGCTCTTTCTTGAAATGACTAACTATGAAATAAGACCAAATACTGAGACTTTTGTATCACTTGCTTATGCTTGTGCTGGAATGGGATTTCCCTGTCTTGGAAAGCAGTTACATGCTCAAGTAATTGTTGCTGGATTGGAGTATGATGATTATGATGGCAGGTTATCTAGGAGCCTCATTCAGATGTATTCAATATTTGGTATCACGGACTTTGCATATTATATATTTAACAAGAACTTGAATAACTCTTCAGTTCAATCTTGTAATGCTATGATCACCGGCTATGTTCGCACTGGACAGTTGGAAAAGGCTCAATATGTGTTTGATATATCACCTATTAGAGATAAGATCTCGTGGACTTCAATGATTGATGGTTATTTAAGCATTGGTCAAGTTTTTCAAGCTAGTAATTTATTTAACAACATGCCAGAAAAGGATGCAGTTGCATGGACAACAATGATTTCAGGCTATGTCCAAAATGAACTTTTTATAGAAGCTACCGCTTTATTTTTGGAGATGCGGGCGCAAGGTGTTTTCCCTTTGAATGCTACATATTCTGTTCTTCTTGGAGCTTCTGGAGCAACCGCAAATCTTGATATGGGGAGACAAATCCATTGCATGCTTGAGAAAACACGATATGAATTTGATTTGATTCTTGAGAATTCCCTTATCTCCATGTATGCCAAATGTGGGTTAATAGATGATGCATATAACATATTCTCAACTATGGTGTCTCGGGATCTGATTTCATGGAATTCAATGATCATGGGATTTTCTCATCATGGACTAGCAAATGAAACTCTAAGGGTTTTTGAAGCGATGCTGGAATCTGGATGTCACCCAAATTCTATTACCTTTTTGGGTATTCTATCGGCATGTAGTCATGTAGGCCTTATCAGTAAAGCATTGGAATTATTTAAATCAATGAGTGATATTTATCGAGTTGAACCTGGTTTAGAGCATTATGTTAGTATAGTCAATCTGTTGGGCAGAGCAGGGAGAGTAAAGGAAGCAGAAGAGTTTGTCAGGAGTCTACCTTTTGAACCAGATCGTGCTATTTTGGGGGCATTACTCGGCGTATGTGGGCTCAGTGAGACAGGTGCTGAGATCGCTAAACATGCTGCCAGGAAACTGCTTGAGCTGGATCCAATGAATGCACCTGCCCACGTGGTTCTCTGCAATATATATGCAGCAAGAGGTCTGCACATAGCAGAGCAGAAATTGAGAAAAGAAATGGGATTGAAAGGAGTAAGAAAAGCCCCTGGGTGTAGTTGGATACAGCTGAATGGGAGAGTTCATGTGTTCAAGTCTGGAGATAAACTTCATCAACAAGCAGATGAAGTTTTCTTACTTTTATTTGGGATTTCTGACAAATCATGCAAAAGTATTTCACCCAGGCTTTGA
- the LOC108479279 gene encoding probable methyltransferase PMT14: MVSKHNPSGNKKRSPLSIFAVIGLCCFFYILGAWQRSGFGKGDSIALEVTKQADCSIFTNLNFETHHNDVEIVEPSKPKAQVFKPCDVKYTDYTPCQEQDRAMKFPRDNMIYRERHCPPEEEKLHCLIPAPKGYMTPFEWPKSRDYVHYANVPHKSLTVEKAVQNWVQFKGNVFKFPGGGTMFPQGADAYIDELASVIPIADGSVRTALDTGCGVASWGAYMLKRNVLAMSFAPRDNHEAQVQFALERGVPAVIGVLGSINLPYPTRAFDMAQCSRCLIPWTANDGMYLMEVDRVLRPGGYWVLSGPPINWKTYYQIWKRTKEDLKAEQKKIEELAEQLCWEKKYEKGDIAIFRKKVNDKSCRRNSANMCKPRGSDDVWYKKMETCITPFPKVSSASEVAGGELKKFPARLFAVPPRISKGLVEGVSVETYQEDNKLWKKHVNAYKRINRLIGTARYRNVMDMNAGLGGFAAALESPKSWVMNVVPTIGKDTLGVIYERGLIGIYHDWCEGFSTYPRTYDLMHANGVFSLYQDKCSFEDILLEMDRILRPEGAVIFRDDVDVLNKVRKIAGGMRWDTKMNDHEDGPLVPEKILVAVKQYWVGGIKGNSTSSAE, encoded by the exons ATGGTATCCAAGCACAATCCATCGGGCAACAAAAAACGGAGCCCACTATCTATATTTGCTGTTATTGGTTTGTGCTGTTTCTTCTACATTCTGGGAGCATGGCAGCGAAGTGGTTTCGGCAAAGGAGATAGCATAGCATTGGAAGTGACAAAGCAGGCAGACTGCAGTATCTTCACAAATTTGAACTTTGAAACACATCACAACGATGTAGAGATTGTTGAGCCTTCCAAACCAAAAGCTCAGGTGTTTAAGCCGTGTGATGTAAAATACACTGATTACACCCCTTGCCAAGAGCAAGACCGAGCCATGAAGTTTCCCAGGGATAACATGATTTACCGGGAAAGACACTGTCCCCCTGAAGAAGAAAAACTACACTGTCTCATTCCAGCACCCAAAGGGTATATGACACCATTTGAATGGCCAAAGAGTCGTGACTATGTCCATTATGCTAATGTTCCTCACAAAAGCCTAACAGTTGAGAAGGCTGTCCAGAACTGGGTACAGTTCAAAGGAAATGTGTTCAAATTTCCGGGAGGAGGAACTATGTTCCCTCAAGGTGCAGATGCGTATATTGATGAGCTTGCCTCTGTCATCCCAATAGCAGACGGTTCTGTCAGAACAGCATTGGATACTGGTTGTGGA GTTGCAAGTTGGGGTGCCTACATGCTGAAGAGAAATGTTCTGGCTATGTCTTTTGCACCTCGGGACAATCATGAAGCACAGGTTCAGTTTGCACTGGAGCGAGGTGTGCCTGCTGTAATTGGTGTTCTTGGATCCATTAATCTTCCATATCCAACAAGAGCATTTGATATGGCTCAGTGTTCTCGATGCCTAATACCATGGACTGCAAATG ATGGAATGTACTTAATGGAAGTTGATAGAGTCCTGAGGCCTGGTGGATACTGGGTGTTGTCTGGCCCTCCAATTAATTGGAAGACCTACTACCAAATTTGGAAGCGAACTAAGGAAGATCTTAAGGCTGAGCAAAAAAAGATTGAAGAGTTAGCTGAACAACTTTGCTGGGAGAAAAAATATGAGAAGGGAGATATTGCTATTTTTAGGAAAAAAGTTAATGACAAATCCTGCCGCAGGAATTCTGCCAATATGTGTAAACCTAGGGGTTCAGATGATGTTTG GTACAAGAAAATGGAAACATGCATAACCCCTTTCCCTAAGGTAAGTAGTGCAAGTGAAGTGGCAGGAGGGGAACTGAAGAAGTTCCCAGCTAGGCTTTTTGCTGTCCCTCCTCGTATATCCAAAGGACTTGTTGAGGGGGTCTCAGTTGAAACTTACCAAGAGGACAATAAGCTTTGGAagaagcatgtaaatgcttacaaAAGGATAAATAGATTGATTGGTACTGCAAGATACAGAAACGTGATGGACATGAATGCTGGTCTTGGAGGATTTGCAGCAGCTCTCGAATCACCCAAGTCTTGGGTGATGAATGTTGTGCCCACAATTGGCAAGGACACCTTAGGTGTGATCTATGAGAGAGGTCTAATTGGAATATATCATGACTG GTGCGAAGGTTTCTCTACGTATCCAAGAACATATGACCTTATGCATGCTAATGGTGTCTTTAGCTTGTATCAAGATAA GTGTAGCTTTGAAGACATCCTTCTGGAAATGGATCGCATTTTACGGCCTGAAGGAGCTGTGATATTCCGGGATGATGTCGATGTCCTAAACAAGGTTAGGAAAATTGCTGGAGGCATGAGATGGGACACCAAGATGAATGATCACGAGGATGGTCCCCTTGTGCCAGAGAAAATTCTAGTTGCAGTTAAACAGTACTGGGTTGGTGGTATCAAAGGAAACAGTACATCCAGTGCTGAATAA
- the LOC108479740 gene encoding haloacid dehalogenase-like hydrolase domain-containing protein Sgpp isoform X1, producing MTAGEISLQSNKSIPDLAPLEAVLFDVDGTLCDSDPIHHQAFQEMLLEIGFNNGVPIDEEFFIKNIAGRHNDDIAATLFPDDLPRGEKFLEDKEAMFRRLASDNLPPINGLYKLTKWIEDHGLKKAAVTNAPRPNAELMISKLGLKDFFDVVIVGSECEHAKPYPDPYLKALELLKVSKDHTFICEDSASGIRAGVAAGMPVVGLTTRNPENVLMEANPTMLVKDYEDPKLWSALEELDKKGDSLKTAA from the exons ATGACGGCTGGTGAAATTTCTCTTCAGAG CAATAAATCTATTCCTGATCTTGCTCCTTTGGAAGCAGTATTATTTGATGTTGATGGAACTTTATGTGACTCGGATCCTATCCACCACCAAGCCTTCCAAGAAATGCTCCTAGAG ATTGGTTTCAACAATGGAGTTCCAATTGATGAAGAATTCTTTATCAAAAACATTGCTGGGAGGCACAATGACGATATTGCTGCTACTCTCTTCCCTGATGATTTACCGAGAGGCGAAAAGTTCTTGGAAGATAAGGAAGCCATGTTTCGGAG GTTGGCCTCAGACAACTTGCCACCTATAAACGGATTATATAAACTAACGAAATGGATTGAAGATCATGGGTTGAAGAAAGCTGCTGTTACTAATGCTCCAAGACCTAATGCTGAACTCATGATCTCAAAACTTGGGCTCAAGGATTTCTTTGATGTTGTTATTGTTGGAAGCGAGTGTGAGCATGCCAAACCATACCCAGACCCTTACTTGAAGGCACTTGAACTACTCAAGGTGTCAAAGGATCACACATTTATATGTGAG GACTCTGCATCAGGGATAAGAGCAGGAGTTGCAGCTGGAATGCCTGTTGTGGGGTTGACAACCAGAAATCCTGAAAATGTACTTATGGAAGCCAATCCTACTATGCTTGTAAAGGATTATGAGGATCCGAAGTTATGGTCGGCCTTAGAGGAGCTTGATAAGAAGGGAGATTCTTTGAAAACAGCAGCTTGA
- the LOC108479740 gene encoding haloacid dehalogenase-like hydrolase domain-containing protein Sgpp isoform X2: MLLEIGFNNGVPIDEEFFIKNIAGRHNDDIAATLFPDDLPRGEKFLEDKEAMFRRLASDNLPPINGLYKLTKWIEDHGLKKAAVTNAPRPNAELMISKLGLKDFFDVVIVGSECEHAKPYPDPYLKALELLKVSKDHTFICEDSASGIRAGVAAGMPVVGLTTRNPENVLMEANPTMLVKDYEDPKLWSALEELDKKGDSLKTAA, translated from the exons ATGCTCCTAGAG ATTGGTTTCAACAATGGAGTTCCAATTGATGAAGAATTCTTTATCAAAAACATTGCTGGGAGGCACAATGACGATATTGCTGCTACTCTCTTCCCTGATGATTTACCGAGAGGCGAAAAGTTCTTGGAAGATAAGGAAGCCATGTTTCGGAG GTTGGCCTCAGACAACTTGCCACCTATAAACGGATTATATAAACTAACGAAATGGATTGAAGATCATGGGTTGAAGAAAGCTGCTGTTACTAATGCTCCAAGACCTAATGCTGAACTCATGATCTCAAAACTTGGGCTCAAGGATTTCTTTGATGTTGTTATTGTTGGAAGCGAGTGTGAGCATGCCAAACCATACCCAGACCCTTACTTGAAGGCACTTGAACTACTCAAGGTGTCAAAGGATCACACATTTATATGTGAG GACTCTGCATCAGGGATAAGAGCAGGAGTTGCAGCTGGAATGCCTGTTGTGGGGTTGACAACCAGAAATCCTGAAAATGTACTTATGGAAGCCAATCCTACTATGCTTGTAAAGGATTATGAGGATCCGAAGTTATGGTCGGCCTTAGAGGAGCTTGATAAGAAGGGAGATTCTTTGAAAACAGCAGCTTGA
- the LOC108477430 gene encoding expansin-like B1 — translation MALSLPSLLILLTTLLLTTEATTFIHSRAAYYPNSDEHGTDVGACGFGSFGATINGGDVSAASDLYRNGVGCGDCYQVRCTNSHYCSDKGVTVVITDQGSGPNTDFILSRRAFGRMAQTKDAAASLLALGVVDIEYRRVSCSYPNKNITIKIDENSNYPYYLAFVLWYQQGDKDITAVQLCETQNFVCKLLDRSYGAVWTTTSPPSGPLSLRMLLSGEDGDESWIVPVNNIPENWKAGETYDTGVQIDI, via the exons ATGGCTCTCTCTCTTCCATCCCTTCTGATCCTTTTAACAACTTTGCTTCTGACAACAGAGGCAACGACTTTCATCCATTCGCGAGCAGCTTACTACCCAAACTCTGATGAACATGGAACAGATG TGGGTGCATGCGGTTTTGGTTCTTTTGGAGCAACAATAAATGGTGGAGATGTATCAGCAGCATCTGATCTCTACCGTAATGGTGTAGGCTGTGGTGATTGCTACCAG GTGAGGTGCACCAACAGCCACTATTGCTCAGACAAAGGTGTGACCGTGGTTATAACCGATCAAGGCTCAGGTCCCAATACTGACTTTATCCTGAGCAGACGAGCCTTTGGTAGGATGGCTCAGACAAAAGATGCAGCTGCATCTCTATTAGCCCTTGGAGTTGTTGACATTGAATATAGGCG TGTTTCATGCAGCTACCCCAACAAAAATATTACTATCAAGATAGATGAGAACAGCAACTACCCTTACTATTTAGCATTTGTCCTATGGTATCAACAAGGGGATAAGGATATCACAGCTGTGCAGCTATGTGAG ACCCAAAACTTTGTGTGCAAGCTCTTGGATAGGAGTTATGGAGCAGTATGGACAACCACTTCACCACCAAGTGGTCCATTGTCTTTAAGGATGTTATTGAGCGGAGAGGACGGAGATGAATCTTGGATTGTTCCTGTTAACAACATACCAGAAAATTGGAAAGCTGGAGAGACATATGACACAGGAGTACAAATTGATATCTAG
- the LOC108478422 gene encoding two-component response regulator-like APRR2, whose amino-acid sequence MICTTNDLSEWKDFPKGLKVLLLDEDSNSAAELKSKLEAMDYIVYTFCNENEALSAVSSRPESFHVAIVEINTNKKNGSFKFLETAKNLPTILTSNIHCISTMMKCIALGAVEFLKKPLSEEKLRNIWQHVVRKAFNSVGTDLSESVKPVKESLVSMLYLQLENGEPKNKDLDKTQDASVIHENDPEPSTGSDKYPAPSTPQLEQGGRLSADGDCQDQANCSIEKESSEQDGESKSVETTSDNTIAEVTIPVGQPLGPRDTMVTEEADLVDGTKGESTTYSQTENGVNSKNSQAVAEKPSTVSGIHSSCLNKANRKKSKVDWTPALHKKFVQAVDQLGIDQAIPSRILELMKVEGLTRHNVASHLQKYRMHRKHILPKEDNRRWPQRDQTQRSCYPHKPIIAFPPHYSNHDVPVGPLYPMWGAPSSIQMWGSQGYPLWQPTESWHWKPYPGAHADAWGCPVMPPPHGYSSAFTQVSSYQNASVFHCSGTMDNRSGMPQNSVEHQPAEEVIDKVVKEAISKPWLPLPLGLKPPSTDTVLADLSKQGISTFPPHINGPNSSCHGTT is encoded by the exons ATGATTTGCACTACAAATGATTTATCAGAATGGAAGGATTTTCCAAAGGGTCTCAAGGTCCTTCTCCTTGATGAGGACAGCAATTCTGCTGCTGAGTTAAAATCAAAGCTTGAGGCAATGGACTATATTG TTTATACCTTCTGCAATGAAAATGAAGCTCTTTCTGCGGTTTCAAGTAGACCTGAAAGCTTCCATGTAGCCATTGTAGAG ATTAATACAAACAAAAAGAATGGGAGTTTTAAGTTTCTTGAAACTGCAAAGAACTTGCCTACCATTC TGACTTCAAACATTCATTGCATCAGCACGATGATGAAGTGCATAGCG CTGGGTGCAGTTGAGTTTCTTAAGAAACCGCTGTCTGAGGAAAAACTAAGGAATATATGGCAACACGTGGTTCGTAAG GCATTCAATTCTGTGGGGACTGACCTGTCTGAATCAGTAAAGCCTGTTAAAGAATCCTTGGTTTCAATGTTGTACTTACAATTGGAAAACGGAGAACCTAAGAATAAAGACTTGGATAAAACCCAAGATGCATCTGTGATTCATGAAAATGACCCTGAGCCATCAACAGGAAGTGATAAGTACCCAGCTCCATCAACACCACAACTAGAACAGGGAGGGAGGTTGTCAGCAGATGGAGATTGCCAAGATCAAGCTAACTGCTCGATTGAAAAAGAGAGCAGTGAGCAGGATGGAGAATCCAAATCTGTCGAAACTACAAGTGACAATACAATTGCTGAAGTAACTATACCAGTTGGCCAACCTCTGGGACCAAGGGATACCATGGTGACAGAGGAGGCTGACTTAGTTGATGGTACCAAGGGTGAGAGCACCACGTATTCTCAAACAGAAAACGGAGTAAATAGCAAAAATTCTCAAGCTGTTGCTGAAAAACCCAGTACAGTTTCTGGTATTCATAGTTCTTGTCTGAACAAAGCTAATCGAAAAAAGTCAAAG GTAGACTGGACACCGGCACTCCACAAGAAATTTGTACAAGCGGTGGACCAACTAGGTATAGATCAAGCCATCCCTTCTCGAATACTAGAGCTGATGAAAGTAGAAGGCTTGACTAGGCATAATGTTGCTAGTCATCTACAG AAATATAGAATGCATAGAAAACATATTTTGCCCAAGGAGGATAATCGAAGGTGGCCACAAAGAGATCAAACCCAAAGGAGTTGTTATCCACATAAACCGATCATAGCCTTCCCACCACATTACTCAAATCATGATGTCCCAGTTGGTCCACTCTATCCCATGTGGGGAGCACCATCCAGCATCCAAATGTGGGGTTCACAGGGTTACCCCTTGTGGCAACCAACTGAAAGTTGGCATTGGAAGCCATATCCAGGG gCGCATGCCGATGCGTGGGGCTGCCCTGTTATGCCCCCACCTCATGGATATAGTTCTGCATTCACTCAAGTGAGTAGTTATCAG AATGCATCTGTATTTCATTGTTCTGGCACCATGGATAACAGAAGTGGCATGCCTCAAAATTCTGTTGAACATCAGCCG GCAGAGGAGGTAATCGACAAGGTTGTGAAAGAAGCAATAAGCAAGCCATGGTTACCTTTGCCTTTAGGCCTCAAGCCTCCTTCCACTGATACTGTGCTAGCTGACCTCTCTAAACAAGGCATCTCCACCTTCCCTCCTCACATCAATGGCCCTAATTCATCATGCCATGGCACCACGTGA
- the LOC108478918 gene encoding non-specific lipid-transfer protein 8, which translates to MMGSRIKISALGVIMLLLLIAPASNAAISCSVVIKDLRPCVNYLTKGSGKPPSACCAGASALASAAASSADKKAACECIKSASKNIKPNNQLAQALPSNCGITLPVAISPNVDCSKVG; encoded by the exons ATGATGGGTTCGAGAATCAAAATCTCAGCTCTGGGTGTTATTATGCTTCTGCTGTTGATTGCCCCAGCTTCCAACGCTGCCATTTCGTGCAGTGTTGTGATAAAGGACCTGAGGCCTTGCGTGAACTATCTTACGAAGGGGAGCGGAAAACCACCGTCCGCTTGTTGTGCGGGAGCCTCCGCTCTGGCATCCGCCGCCGCGTCATCTGCCGACAAGAAGGCTGCTTGTGAATGCATCAAATCAGCGTCTAAGAATATTAAACCCAATAACCAATTAGCTCAGGCTCTTCCTTCTAATTGTGGAATCACTTTGCCCGTCGCCATTTCACCAAATGTCGATTGTTCCAA GGTTGGTTGA